The following are encoded in a window of Phragmites australis chromosome 22, lpPhrAust1.1, whole genome shotgun sequence genomic DNA:
- the LOC133904688 gene encoding proline--tRNA ligase, cytoplasmic isoform X1 codes for MSTGKGGGAMSTGKGGGGKKKEVKKETKLGMAYKKDDNFGEWYSEVVVNSEMIEYYDISGCYILRPWAMEIWESLKEFFDAEIKKLKLKPYYFPLFVTENVLQKEKDHIEGFAPEVAWVTKSGKSDLEAPIAIRPTSETVMYPYFSKWIRSHRDLPLRCNQWCNVVRWEFSNPTPFIRSREFLWQEGHTAFATKEEADEEVLQILELYRRIYEEFLAVPVSKGRKSEMEKFAGGLYTTSVEAFIPNTGRGIQGATSHCLGQNFAKMFDITFENEKGSRSMVWQNSWAYTTRSIGVMVMTHGDDKGLVLPPRVAPIQVIVIPVPYKDADTTAIKGACESTVYTLNQAGIRVDLDTRENYSPGWKYSHWEMKGVPLRIEIGPKDLANKQARIVRRDNGAKVDVPVANLVEEVKVLLDGIQENLFKTAKEKRDACIKVISTWDEFIVALNDKKMILAPWCDEEEVEKDVKARTKGELGAAKTLCTPFDQPELPEGTLCFASGKPAKKWSFWGRSY; via the exons ATGTCGACCGGCAAGGGCGGCGGAG CCATGTCGACCGGCAAGGGCGGCGGAG ggaagaagaaggaggtTAAGAAGGAGACGAAGCTTGGGATGGCGTACAAGAAGGATGACAACTTCGGCGAGTGGTACTCTGAG GTTGTTGTTAACAGTGAAATGATTGAGTACTATGACATCTCTGGTTGTTATATCTTGAGGCCATGGGCGATGGAAATTTGGGAATCGCTAAAA GAATTCTTTGATGCCGAAATAAAAAAGCTGAAGCTGAAACCTTATTATTTCCCTTTGTTTGTTACTGAGAATGTTCTACAAAAGGAGAAGGACCACATTGAGGGCTTTGCACCAGAG GTAGCTTGGGTTACTAAATCGGGGAAATCTGACCTGGAAGCTCCTATTGCAATTCGTCCTACAAGTGAGACTGTCATGTATCCATACTTCTCTAAATGGATAAGAAGCCACCGGGACCTACCTTTGAGGTGTAACCAGTGGTGTAATGTTGTTAGATGGGAGTTTAGCAATCCAACTCCTTTCATAAG GAGCCGTGAATTTCTTTGGCAAGAAGGCCATACAGCATTTGCAACTAAAGAAGAGGCAGATGAAGAG GTTCTCCAAATATTGGAACTCTACCGAAGGATATATGAAGAATTTTTAGCTGTTCCAGTGTCCAAAGGGAGGAAAAGTGAGATGGAAAAATTCGCTGGTGGACTTTATACCACCAGTGTTGAG GCCTTTATTCCAAACACTGGTCGTGGTATACAAGGTGCAACCTCACATTGTCTTGGTCAAAACTTTGCCAAGATGTTTGATATCACTTTCGAGAATGAGAAGGGTTCAAGGTCGATGGTTTGGCAAAACAGTTGGGCTTACACCACCCGCTCG ATTGGGGTGATGGTGATGACACACGGCGATGACAAAGGCTTAGTATTACCACCAAGGGTGGCACCTATCCAGGTAATTGTTATTCCGGTGCCATATAAGGATGCTGACACAACTGCCATAAAGGGAGCATGTGAATCAACTGTTTACACTCTCAACCAAGCTGGGATTCGAGTGGATTTGGACACCCGTGAAAATTACTCTCCAGGTTGGAAGTATTCTCACTGGGAAATGAAAGGTGTTCCTTTGAGAATTGAGATTGGTCCAAAAGACCTGGCAAACAAACAG GCGCGCATCGTCCGGCGAGACAATGGTGCAAAGGTTGATGTTCCTGTGGCTAATTTGGTTGAGGAGGTTAAAGTGTTACTGGATGGGATTCAAGAAAACCTGTTCAAAACAGCCAAAGAAAAGAGAGATGCCTGTATTAAAGTCATCAGCACATGGGATGAATTCATAGTCGCTCTGAATGACAAAAAAATGATCTTGGCTCCATGGTGTGATGAAGAG GAAGTCGAGAAAGACGTGAAAGCTCGGACAAAAGGGGAACTCGGAGCCGCTAAGACCTTGTGTACTCCATTTGACCAGCCAGAACTTCCAGAAG GAACCTTGTGCTTCGCTTCTGGAAAGCCTGCAAAGAAGTGGTCGTTCTGGGGCCGCAGCTATTGA
- the LOC133904688 gene encoding proline--tRNA ligase, cytoplasmic isoform X2 → MSTGKGGGGKKKEVKKETKLGMAYKKDDNFGEWYSEVVVNSEMIEYYDISGCYILRPWAMEIWESLKEFFDAEIKKLKLKPYYFPLFVTENVLQKEKDHIEGFAPEVAWVTKSGKSDLEAPIAIRPTSETVMYPYFSKWIRSHRDLPLRCNQWCNVVRWEFSNPTPFIRSREFLWQEGHTAFATKEEADEEVLQILELYRRIYEEFLAVPVSKGRKSEMEKFAGGLYTTSVEAFIPNTGRGIQGATSHCLGQNFAKMFDITFENEKGSRSMVWQNSWAYTTRSIGVMVMTHGDDKGLVLPPRVAPIQVIVIPVPYKDADTTAIKGACESTVYTLNQAGIRVDLDTRENYSPGWKYSHWEMKGVPLRIEIGPKDLANKQARIVRRDNGAKVDVPVANLVEEVKVLLDGIQENLFKTAKEKRDACIKVISTWDEFIVALNDKKMILAPWCDEEEVEKDVKARTKGELGAAKTLCTPFDQPELPEGTLCFASGKPAKKWSFWGRSY, encoded by the exons ATGTCGACCGGCAAGGGCGGCGGAG ggaagaagaaggaggtTAAGAAGGAGACGAAGCTTGGGATGGCGTACAAGAAGGATGACAACTTCGGCGAGTGGTACTCTGAG GTTGTTGTTAACAGTGAAATGATTGAGTACTATGACATCTCTGGTTGTTATATCTTGAGGCCATGGGCGATGGAAATTTGGGAATCGCTAAAA GAATTCTTTGATGCCGAAATAAAAAAGCTGAAGCTGAAACCTTATTATTTCCCTTTGTTTGTTACTGAGAATGTTCTACAAAAGGAGAAGGACCACATTGAGGGCTTTGCACCAGAG GTAGCTTGGGTTACTAAATCGGGGAAATCTGACCTGGAAGCTCCTATTGCAATTCGTCCTACAAGTGAGACTGTCATGTATCCATACTTCTCTAAATGGATAAGAAGCCACCGGGACCTACCTTTGAGGTGTAACCAGTGGTGTAATGTTGTTAGATGGGAGTTTAGCAATCCAACTCCTTTCATAAG GAGCCGTGAATTTCTTTGGCAAGAAGGCCATACAGCATTTGCAACTAAAGAAGAGGCAGATGAAGAG GTTCTCCAAATATTGGAACTCTACCGAAGGATATATGAAGAATTTTTAGCTGTTCCAGTGTCCAAAGGGAGGAAAAGTGAGATGGAAAAATTCGCTGGTGGACTTTATACCACCAGTGTTGAG GCCTTTATTCCAAACACTGGTCGTGGTATACAAGGTGCAACCTCACATTGTCTTGGTCAAAACTTTGCCAAGATGTTTGATATCACTTTCGAGAATGAGAAGGGTTCAAGGTCGATGGTTTGGCAAAACAGTTGGGCTTACACCACCCGCTCG ATTGGGGTGATGGTGATGACACACGGCGATGACAAAGGCTTAGTATTACCACCAAGGGTGGCACCTATCCAGGTAATTGTTATTCCGGTGCCATATAAGGATGCTGACACAACTGCCATAAAGGGAGCATGTGAATCAACTGTTTACACTCTCAACCAAGCTGGGATTCGAGTGGATTTGGACACCCGTGAAAATTACTCTCCAGGTTGGAAGTATTCTCACTGGGAAATGAAAGGTGTTCCTTTGAGAATTGAGATTGGTCCAAAAGACCTGGCAAACAAACAG GCGCGCATCGTCCGGCGAGACAATGGTGCAAAGGTTGATGTTCCTGTGGCTAATTTGGTTGAGGAGGTTAAAGTGTTACTGGATGGGATTCAAGAAAACCTGTTCAAAACAGCCAAAGAAAAGAGAGATGCCTGTATTAAAGTCATCAGCACATGGGATGAATTCATAGTCGCTCTGAATGACAAAAAAATGATCTTGGCTCCATGGTGTGATGAAGAG GAAGTCGAGAAAGACGTGAAAGCTCGGACAAAAGGGGAACTCGGAGCCGCTAAGACCTTGTGTACTCCATTTGACCAGCCAGAACTTCCAGAAG GAACCTTGTGCTTCGCTTCTGGAAAGCCTGCAAAGAAGTGGTCGTTCTGGGGCCGCAGCTATTGA